The Natronincola ferrireducens nucleotide sequence AATACTGGCATTTCTACTGCTGCATTTGTTACATGTAAGCTTTTCACCGTTTGACTAGCCACCTGTCCGATGCTTTCACCTGTTACTAATGCATCACAACCTGATTGTTGGGCTATTTTTTCAGCAATCTTCATCATGAAACGTCTTGATAAAATAGTCATTTCTTCTTCAGGACACTTTTCATTGATTTCCTTTTGGATGGGTAATAGATTTATAGACCGTAATTTAAAATTTCCACAATATGAAGCAATAAGCTTTGCCAAATCCACTACTTTTTCTTTGGCTCTCTCGCTTGTAAAAGGATAACTATGAAAATGAATAGCTTCGATTTCCACACCACGCTTCCCTACAAGCCATCCAGCTACGGGACTATCAATTCCACCTGAAAGCAATAACAGTGCCTTCCCATTGGTTCCTAAAGGCAGACCTCCAAAACCCTCTATTTTTTTGCTAAAGACAAAGCCCCAATTTCTTACCTCTATATGAATGCTAACATCTGGGTTATGTACATCTACTGCCAATTGGTCAACATTACTTAGAATAAATCCTCCTATTTCTCTACTAAGTTCTGGGGACTTCATAGGAAAGTTTTTATCTCCTCTTTTGCTCTCCACTTTAAAGGTTTTTATATCTCCGTCTTCCATTCTTAGCTTCATTTCTTCTAGGGCTACCCTTTTCATTATATCCATATCCATGGGAAATCTTTTAGCAGGACTTATTGAAACAACACCAAAAACCCTCTTTACCCTGTCAATAATTTCATTTTCATTATACTCTTCTACATCAACATAAATTCTACTGTGTTCCTTATAGACCTTCAAATTTCCCAAATCTTTTAGGGCTTGTCGAATATGCTTTACAAGTTTGTCTTCAAAAAATCTTTTGTTTAATCCTTTTAGTATGATTTCTCCATACCGGATAATAATTACCTTATCCAATGATTTCTCACCTCTTAATAATTTTCCTTAAACTAGTTAAGTGTTTTTTTATTTTGTCTACTGCATAAGCTATTTCTTCTTCTGTATTGGTGTAGCTTAAACTAATTCTTATAGCACTATCTATATAAGCTTCCTTCATGCCCATAGCCTCTAGAACATGACTATAGCCTCTTTTCTTAGCTGAACAGGCAGATCCTGAAGATACATATATACCATCTCCCTCTAAGCTATGGAGCATAATTTCACTTCTAATCCCCAGTAAGGAAACATTGATAATATGAGGAGCATATTCCTCATTTTCTTTACTGGTAATAGAAATATCCTCTAGCTCTTGTTCCATTAACTTTAGCAGATAACTTTTAACATGCTTTATTTTATGTATATTTTTTTCTTGGTTTTCTATCATCAACTCTACAGCTTTACCTAATCCTAGTATACCAGGAACATTTTCAGTTCCACTTCTTAATGAAGCCTCTTGTCCCCCACCAATTAAGAAGGGTTTTATCTTTACATTGTTTTTTATGTAGAGGGCTCCAATCCCCTTAGGTCCATGAAATTTATGTCCACTTATGGAGAAACTATCCACAGATAAATCTCTGAGGGCAAATTTAATTTTTCCAAAGGACTGTACACCATCAACATGGAATAAAGCTTTGGGATTCTTTTTCTTTATGATTTTGCCCACTTCATTAATAGGTTGTATACTGCCAATTTCATTATTCACATGCATAATACTGACTAAAACTGTATCTGAAGAAATCACCCTTTCTATTTCTTCAAGAGAAATGAAACCATTTTCATCCACATCTAAGTACGTTACCCTATATCCTTCGTCTTCTAATTCATTGTAAAGTGCTAAAACAGATTTGTGTTCTATCTTTGATGTAATAAGATGATTGCCATTTCTTTTATTAGCCTTGATTAACCCTCTGATGGCTAAGTTGTTAGCCTCTGTTCCTCCTGAAGTGAAAATCACTTCCTTTTCGCTACACCCTAAAGCTTTTGCTACCGATTTTCTAGCTTTTTTTATTTCTCTTTCTATTTCTACACCTTTTCTATGTAAAGAAGATGGGTTCCCATACATCTCTTTAAGAGATTTTAACATAGCCTCTACCACCTCATCTGCAGGCTTAGTAGTGGCAGCATTGTCTAAATAAATTTCCATAATTCAACACCCTCACTATTTTATGCTTTGGTGTATTGCTAGGACCCCTGTTTTTGGTGAATAAACTAAACGACTGCCTCCAAATCATAGCTTTGGGCCTTCTCCTTATTTAATCCAGAGATCAAGCACTACATCCTCAAAGTAAACTCCACTACAATTCAGTGGGATCAAAATTTACTCCGAATTAGGTTTCATTTTATTACAGCTACTATAATATATAAATAATATTTATTTGTAAAGTTTAACTCCACTAATGTTAGTGTTTCCTAATCTATTTGAGGCATACACCACCATTTAGGAAAGGAAAAGATTATCTTAAACTATCATGAAACCTACTATCCTTTATATAACAAATGAATACTGTGACAGCTTTTAGTATCCTAAGGATTCTCCAATAATATATACCTTTAAATCTACAGCCATAGGCTTATGATTGATAATTACTGTTACATTACACATTCTTTCTTCACTTAAACAATCATTACAGCTTCCTGTAATACTACAGGGAGTTTTCAAACCTAATCGTTTGGCATTGGGAGGACAGGCTTCTTTCTTTATTCTATCCATAGCACTAACTAAATCATGGCATATTTTGTTAACTCCACATAGGACAATTACTTTTTTAGGACCATAATACATACCACTGACTCTATTTCCCATACCATCTATATTCACTAACTCTCCATTTTCCGTTAAAGCATTGGTACTAGTTAAATAAACATCTGCATTGGCTGCTTGTCTTCTGGTTTCATCTCTTTCTTCTGGTTCTACAAGCCAATGCCAATATACATTTTTGTCTTTATTGGCTAAGGTTTCATGAAGCTTCATTTCCATAATTGTCATAGAACCACCGATACCTATATTTTTAAAATTTTTGGTTTCTCTAAGTATTTCTTTCTCAGCTTCTTCTCTAGTGCTAAAATACTTAGCAGGAATTTTTCTCTTCTCCAAATTATTTATTACTATTTTTATACGTTCATTCATTTCCATCCCACCTTTTTTTATTTTATCCTTTGGTGTACTTGTACTGCTAAGACTTCCTCTCCTTATAGATAAACAAACTAAGCGACTAACATAAAATTAAAGTTTTTGATTATCTCCTTATGAATTAAGTCTCATTTTATATCTTTCTATATTATATACTATATCGATAGTTCATCCAAATACTTAAGAAATTTATTTAAACAAAAAGTAATTCCTAAATATTTTTCGATGATTTTCGACAAAACGTTGCGTGTTTTGTCGAAATTTGTTATAATCTATATGTGGTTATCCCCCTGATAACCTCGTAAATATAATCTCTATTCCCAATACCCCTTTTAAACAAACTATATTTTTATTTCATCCGGGTTTTTTTACCCGGACTTTTTTTATGTATAGGCCATGTTAAAGATAGATGTTGATATTGTATAAATAAAACTATGACAACATATTGAGGGATTGTCGCTCTCAGCATAGCAAAGAATCTTAGATTGTTCGGTTCCCCTCAGGATGACAGAATTTAAAAATTCATAGAATGTGAAAATCAACAGTAGCGTTTAACAGAGTCTATGTATAAGAAATAATAAATCTTACCACAATCTAAATAGAAGTTCTCTATTTTCCTGTATTTTCACAACCTAAGTTTATATCTATTTCTTTGAAATGAATAAATTAATTTGTTAATATATAGTTAAGTATATCATTTTTATTAGGAGGTTATTTATGAGTAAACCAAAAGTTGCTATTATTTTTACTGGTGGCACTATTTCAATGTCTGTAGATCCCAGAGTTGGTGCAGCAATTCCTTCCCTCTCTAATGAAGAAATCATGTCTCTAGTAACCAACATAGACAAATTTGCTGAAATTGAAGCTATTAATTTTTCAAAGCTACCAGGTCCCCATATTGATCCTACTATGATGATGGAACTACAAAGCCTTGTTGTTAAAACAATACATAGACCAGATATAGCCGGTGTTATTATTACCCACGGAACTGATACCCTTGAAGAAACTGCTTATTTATTAGATTTAACAATCAAATGTTCCAAACCTATTGTAGTTGCTGGTGCAATGCGAAACAGTTCCGAACTTGGTTATGATGGACCAAGTAATTTAGCAGCAGCAGTGTGTACTGCTATCTCCCCCCATGCAATGAATAAAGGTGTTTTAGTTGTAATGAATAATGGAGTTAATGCAGCCAGCGAAGTTACCAAAACAAACACATTAAGCTTAGATACTTTTAAATCCTTAGAGTTTGGTGCCCTCGGCATAGTGGATAACGATAAAGTTATTTTTCATAGAGAGATAATTGATAGACAACATATCCCTGCCAAATCTATTGAGTTAAATGTAGATTTAATTAAGTGCGTTGCGGGTATGGACTCTCGATTACTAAAATACTGTATCGATTCAGGGGCTAAAGGTATCGTCATCGAAGCCCTAGGAAGAGGTAATGTCCCACCTAAAATGATAGAGGGTATAAAGTATGCTATAAATCATAATGTTGCTGTTATGATGGTTTCTAGATGTCCTACAGGTCGTGTTTTAGATACCTATGGTTATGACGGTGGTGGACGACAACTAAGGAATTTAGGAGTTATTTTAGGAGGGGATTTGCCAGGCCAAAAAGCCCGAATTAAGTTAATGTTAGCCTTAAGTATAACTACTGATTTAACTGCTCTAAAGGAAATCATTGAGTATAGTCAGTATCAATAGCTTTATTTCCCTGATATCTAGTCACTGCTATTTAAAATACTTTATTAACCTATGTGTTAATAAAGTATTTCTTATTTTATTAACATAAAAGAAGGATTTTTTTGAAATTTATAGAAAATTTAAACATATTTGTTTTATATGCTATCGCCGTTTAGCAAACCAACATCTTTTATTAACAAAGGGAGGCGTATATTATTAAACATATAGAACCATTATTAGATTTATTACCTATAGGTATTATAATCTTTAATGCTCAGGGAGAACTCTATTATTCAAACAAAAAGGCTCTAAAGCTTCAACATGACTTTTTAGAAATTAGTAATAGTACTATACTATCGGTTATTCTTAAGTCCATCGATTTAAATGTTTTTGAAGTAATTTCTTTGGAGCCTGAAAAAAAATTTATGGGAAATGTTTTTATTCTAGAAAAAAACAAAAATAATCCTATCTATGGCGGTTTTTTATACCATTGTGATGAAATTCATGGGATTATCCCTAGTAATCATTTTGAAGATTTTGATTCCATATTGGATTCTATTCAAGATGCTATTACTATTGATGATAAGCACGGTAATACATTATGGGCAAACAAAGCCTGTGAACAGCTATACGAAATACAAAGAGAGGAATTAATAGGAAAAAATGTTGAAGTATTAGAAAAAATGGGTATCTTTTCTCATTCTGTAGTTAAAGAAGTCCTTAAAAAGAAAGAACAGATTTCTATCCTTCATAGTAATAAAAAGGGTAAAAAGATACTAATTACTGGTAATCCTATTTTAGATCAAGAGGGTAATATTTATAAAATTATTAGTACTTCCAGGGACATTACAGAGCTTATTGTTTTAAAAAATGAATTAGAGGATATCCAAAATCAATTAGAAGAGCTACGGGAAAAACAACAAATTGTGATAAATAATTTTATTATAGAAAGCCAAATAATGAAGGATATATTACAATTGGCCAAAAGATTAGCACAAGTAGACTCTACTGTACTAATTACTGGAGAATCTGGCGTAGGAAAGGGAGAAATCGCTAAATTTATTCATGAATCAGGTTCTCGAAAGGATCATTCTCTCATCAAAGTTAATTGCGGTGCTATTCCAGAATTATTGTTGGAATCAGAGCTATTTGGATATGAATATGGTGCCTTTACTGGTTCTAAAAAACAAGGAAAAAAAGGTTTATTTGAATTAGCCCATAGGGGTACAATCTTTTTAGATGAGATTGGGGAATTGCCTTTAAGTCTTCAAGTCAAAATATTGCAGGTCATCCAAGATAAAGAAATACAACGGGTTGGTGGATTAACATCGATTCCAATTGATGCACGAATTATAGCTGCTACTAATAAGGATTTGCAAAGCATGGTAAACGAAAAAAAGTTTAGAGAGGATCTTTTTTATCGTTTAAATGTTGTTCCTATACATATACCCTCCCTCAGGGAAAGACCTGAGGATATTTTTCCATTAATAAGACATTTTTTACGGAAATATAATAAAAAATTTAATATGTCAAAACGATTAGACTCTAGTACTGTAGCTATTTTAATGAAGTATACATGGCCTGGAAATGTTAGGGAATTAGAAAATATTATTGAACGAGTAATTATTACTACACAACAGGATAATATATCCCCCCAAAACTTACCTAATTATATTATAAATGAAAGTGAGAATTCATCTGATATTAAAATTTCCTCTGCAACAAAAAATCTTAAAGATACTATTGAAGAAATAGAAAAGCAAATTATTCACAAAGCAGTGACAAAATATAAAACCACTAGAGAAGTTGCTAAAGTCCTAGGCGTTAGTCAACCTACTATCGTTAGAAAAATGAATAAGTATAAGATTGCTGAAGTTATTCTACAGGATTATGATACATCTTCTAGTTAATAGTAAATCATACTTAATATGGACTTATGGATTATTAGCTTCCTATCAATCCATAAGTCCATATTAACAGCCTCTTTAGACATTATACTTTATAACCGTTTATTGAATTTTATATCATGTTAATCTCTTACATTCTCTCATTTAAGTGTTTAATAATAATCTTATGGAATTTTTTATACTTTGTTATTCTAGGACAATTTTTTTTCATCTCTTCTACAAATCTTGATGGCTGAAGCTTTTTATCTTTTTTATACAAAGGAGAGCTAATATACAATAATTCCTTAGCCCTTGTCATCCCAACATAAAACAATCGTCTTTCTTCTTCAATAAGATGATTATCTTCAAGGCTTTTGGTATGGGGAATAACATCCTCTAAAACAGATACAATGATTACAGCTCTAAACTCTAATCCTTTGGCTCCATGCATCGTCAACAGTTGAACTTTATTTTGATTTGTTTTATCATCCTCTTTTACTTTAAAAGTGTTTTTAAAGTCTATCACATGTTGAAGGAATTGTTGGGGGTTAGAACGTTTTTTTGTTATGTCTTCTAGTTCATCTAATATTTCAAATAGCTTAGCCCCTCCAATACTTTTATCCCTACAATAGTCTTCTATATATTGGTCATAGCCTACTACCTCTCGTATATAACTAAAAGCCTCGTAGGTGCTAAACCCTCTTATCCGTTTTAAGTCCAACTCTAAATTCTCAAGATACTTCTTTTGATAAGTCTTTAGATCTCCTTTCAATTTTAAAGATGTAATTAAATCTTTATGATGATCCATGACTTGTGACAGAGCTTTTCTAGTTATGTATCTTGTTGGTTTATTGATAATACGTCTTACAGCCTCTTTATCTACTGTGTTATGGGCAGCAATCAGGTAGCTAATTATATCCTTTGCTACCCAATGATCGTATAGATTATATACATGATCTCTAGTAATATACGGAATATTATGGTCCAATAAGGTATCAATTATTGAAGTTGCTGTTATATTGGTTCTATAGATAATAGCAATTTCTTCATAGTTGTATCCCATCTTAATTAGTTGATGAATAATATCGGTAACCCTTTCATTTTCTTCCTCTTTATCTTTAGGGGTAATATAATTTATATCCACTCCCGGTTCTAGCATGGGAAGGATATTCTTTTTTACACGATAGATGTTGTTTTCTATTAAGCTGTTGGCGGTATCGATAATCTTTTCTTGTGAACGATAGTTTCTATTTAGTATGACTTTTTTAGTGTCGGGGTATATCTTGTCAAAATCTAATATAAATCGAGGTTTAGCGCCTCTGAAACTATATATGGATTGGTCATCATCTCCCACCACAAATAGGTTATTGCTTGGCTTAGTAAGAAGCTGAATAATTGCAAATTGAATACTATTTATATCTTGAAACTCATCTATCAAGATATAGGTAAAGGATTTTCTTAGTTTTTGTAGGATTGCAGGGTTATTGTATAACAATGAATAGCATTCTGTTAGCATATCGTCAAAATCAATTTTTTTACAGTCTTTTTTATAATTTTCATAGGCTGTAAGTACTCTTTGAAAATCCTTTAGGCCAATAGATTGAGGTTGAAATTCATTGTCCTCTAGGAGTTGATTTTTATACAGGGATATATCTAATAATACATCTTTTACAAATTCTTCATCCTCATAATTGTCTAATTGTAAAGTTTTTATTATATTCTTACCAACTAGATATCGTTCTCCCTCATTTAATACATTTTCTAACCTATAAGGATAATAGCTTTTTATAATTCTAAAAAAAATCGAATGAAAGGTCCCAAAATTCACATTACCATCCTTTTTAGGGATAGTTGTTATCATCTGCTGAAATCTCATCTTCATTTCTTCTGCAGCAGCTTTAGTAAAGGTAATCACTAGAATATTATTTGGATTTACCTTATGATGCTGAATTAAGTGGACAATTCTATAGGCAATAACCGTTGTTTTTCCTGATCCAGGACCGGCATAAACCATACAGGGGCCTTCGTAGTGTTGTACTGCTTCTATTTGCTCTTCATTCAATTTATTAAATATACTATCCATAACTCACCTCTTTACTAGCAATATATATAGGTATTATATCAAATTCCCTATTAAAGCTATAGATATAATACCTATATAATATATCTAACTCCATTCTATTTAAATATATCTACAAAAATTTAAAAACTAGTACATGTGTACTAGTTTTATGGAATTGGTGCCCAGAGGCGGAATCGAACCACCGACACGGGGATTTTCAGTCCCCTGCTCTACCGACTGAGCTATCTGGGCAAATTGGTGGGCTCAAGTGGACTCGAACCACCGACCTCACGCTTATCAGGCGTGCGCTCTAACCAGCTGAGCTATGAGCCCTTATGAATTTTTAAATGGTCCGGGTGGAGAGATTCGAACTCCCGACCCCATGGTCCCAAACCATGTGCGCTACCAAACTGCGCTACACCCGGATGATGGCAGGGGCGACAGGATTTGAACCCACGACATTCGGTTTTGGAGACCGACGTTCTACCAACTGAACTACACCCCTATTCAGTTTATTTTATCATGGTGGAATCTAAGATGAAATATGGTGGGCCTTCAGGGACTCGAACCCCGGACCTGCCGGTTATGAGCCGGACGCTCTGACCAACTGAGCTAAAGGCCCTTATTTATAAAATAAGGTGTTTATTAAGTTAAATGGTCCGGGTGGAGAGATTCGAACTCCCGACCCCATGGTCCCAAACCATGTGCGCTACCAAACTGCGCTACACCCGGATGATGGCGGAGAAGGCGGGATTCGAACCCGCGCGCCGCTTACACGACCTAACGGTTTAGCAAACCGTCCTCTTCAGCCTACTTGAGTACTTCTCCTAATAGCATAAAAATTAATTTTATGGCGGAGAGGGTGGGATTCGAACCCACGGCCCCTTTCGGAGTCACTGGTTTTCAAGACCAGCTCCTTAAACCGCTCGGACACCTCTCCATAAGTGGTGACCCATCCGCGACTCGAACGCGGGACACCCTGATTAAAAGTCAGGTGCTCTACCGACTGAGCTAATGGGTCTTATATTATTAAATTAGTGGAGCGGGTGAAGGGAATCGAACCCTCGCGGTCAGCTTGGAAGGCTGAAGTTCTACCACTGAACTACACCCGCATACATATGGTGCCGAAGACCGGAATCGAACCGGTACGATCTTGAAGGACCGCAGGATTTTAAGTCCTGTGCGTCTGCCAGTTCCGCCACTTCGGCACTGTTGCTGGCTCCAGAGAGAGGACTCGAACCTCCAACCTACCGGTTAACAGCCGGGTGCTCCACCATTGAGCTACTCTGGAAGGTTAATTTAAGCGATAAGCATATTATAATAATAATTGTGCTATGTTGTCAAGTAGGATTTTAAAATAAATTATTGCCAGCTATTTTAACCCTTCACAACTGTTACACTTAATTTAACGACATATTCTATTATACACTTTTAAATAAATTTGTCAACATATACAAGCCTATTTTTTATATATAATTTTATGTAATTTTTTACATATTATACTTTTAGTGTATATTTATTGATGCTTAAATATTTTCTTTATATTATGCATCATTTTTACAATTGTATATGCCTATTATTTACTCTTATATTATTGTGGCTATATGAAGAAAACTATATTTGAAAAGACTTTTATTGATAAAGCTTAATTGTAATTGTACTTAATTGGAGATTAAATAAAGGATGGTGACATATAATGAGTACCTCTGTAAATCCTGGACTTAAATTTGTTACAAAGGCTTTCCAGTTTGAAAAACAATTTGCAGCTAACAACTATTTTGGCGAAGATAAAGATAATCTCTTTAAATATAGGGAAGGTAGTATACCTATTATTGTTTCAGCACCCCATGCTGTAAAGCAAATAAGAAGTTTTAAAGTAAAAAAGCCTGATATTTTCACAGGAAGTATAGCTCTATTATTAGGGGATATTACTAATTGTCATGTGATTTATCGTACCTTCACTGGGGGAGGTGATTCTAATAACGATATAAACTGTCCATATAAAAATTTTCTTTTGAAAAAAATTAAAGAGCATTCTCTTGCTTGTTTAATAGATCTCCATGGTTTAGATAAAAAAAGAAATCTCACAGTTGACGTAGGCACCCTTAATGGCTTATCTATTGGTAAAGAAATTGAAAGTATTATTGTTAATAGCTTTAAAAGCCAAAATATCATGAATGTACGATTTAACCATTATTTTAACGCAGATAAAGCTGGAACAGTAGTAAAAACTATATGGGATGATATAGGAATTCCTTCTTTCCAATTAGAGATTAACGGACTATATAGAGATGTTAGTAAGGAAGAAAATTGGGATCGATTTTCTAGAATAGTAAAAAGTCTACATTTAATGATTTTTAAAATATATCAAATGATGGTATTAGATAAAAATCTAAATACTATAAGGTCTTCGCCCCAAGTAGCTGCTAGAAAGCACTAGGAGTTCAGTATAGATACAATATCAGCTATGAGTTTGTAACTCATAGCTGATATTGTATCTAAAAAAATTCCCTGTTTAGATAGTAAAGACATATTTTTACCTAAGATATTTTTATGCTTATATTTATCTAACAGCATTGATGAATTTCACTTGAAAATCTAAATCTTTTTGTACGATAAGGTTGAAACAACCGTAATCCTGAGATAGTTTAAACAGATTGTGCAATGGCATCTTTAAAATGAGGCGTTGAACTGTTTTGAGACTTGGTATAGTTTCAAGTAGCTTCTCCTTTTTCATCTGTTCATGGATTTTGAGAGCTTCATATCGGCCCTTACTTTCCATATAGATTCTAGGGATATGTTCTTTAATTAGTTTATTTTTAATGATTCTAGACGATTCCTTTGGCTTTTGAAGGTATGATTAGTTGTATTGTAGAGATCAACTAGCATTTTGTTAAAATCATCGTCATATCGGTTATCGTTTTGTTTCATGTGGATACTTCTTTTCAGACATAAATATTATATCCTAATTTTCGTGTCTATACTTTTATACTAACACCAAATCTATAATGTTAATAAATATAGGATTAATTATGTAACTTTATTTAGATGTTTTAATGTAGATAATCAGTATTCTATTAATTTAATAAGGAATTCTAAGAAAACGACGAGAAACATTTATACATGTCCAGTTAGGCTATAGCACTCCACACATCTTAATCTTTATTAACTAAACACTAACATCCATAACCAAGATATGGGCATAACAAACAGTAATGCAGGAAGTAGACTAGACAAATTCATCGATTTAATTTCTGCTATTCTAAGTCCTGTAACAAAAGCAATTACTCCTCCACATGCCATAAAATCAGCTACCATGTAAGGTGTTACATATGGTGTAATGAATCTTGATAATAAAAATAAACTAATGTAGATTAGAAATTGAGGAATAGCTATTAGACAAATTGATATTCCCAATGTAGAAGCAAATATTGCTGAAGCAAATAAATCTAAAACAGATTTTGCAACTAGAATTGAAGCATCATTAGTCATCGCTTCAGTCATAGCACCCATTAGGCCTGTACTACCAGTACAAATTAGAATCAAAATACTTATAAATTTTTCTGTAGATTGATTTCGATTTATCCCATTTTTATTAACATAATGTTCTTCAACTGATTTCAGTTTAACAGAAAGTGATTTTAGTTTATCTTCAAAACGAAATCCTTCACCAACAATAGCACCTAATATTAATGCCAACATAACAGCTGATAACGAATTTATTTTACCCATAAGTGTAATTCCTATGGTAATTGAAGTAATTCCAAATAATTTAGACAAGAAATCACATATTCGCTGTGGAATATATTTTCCTAAAATACTTCCTAAAATTCCACCCAATGCCACGATTGCACAATTTATTATAATTCCATAGGGCATAATATAACACTCCTTATTAATGCATTAGATACCATTAAAGTAAACTACTTCCAACATTTTGCTGCAATAAATTATAGAAATAAAAAACAACATAAATTCTAATACTTGTGTAAAAAAGGCTCCAACACCATACACAAGGATGATTTAAACTTATACCTATCACAAGTATTGGCAATAACCAAGAAGTTGTAAATTTCATAGAAGCTCTAAATTTAAAGTTATCAAAACCTTAGTTAAGTCATTTGCCCAATCTAATGACAGGCATTGTTAATATCGATGGTAAAAGAAGTATTTCAAATATCTCTAATAAAATTCTACACACTAAGAATCGTAGCTGTATTACTAAGTTCTTAAACAATGGGCCTTGGAATGAAGGCCCATTAAATGATGTAAGAATAAAGAATAAAGTATATATTAGACTGCTTTTCCATATATAAAATAAGTTAGGTTTAAGGTAGTATGGAATGAGTA carries:
- a CDS encoding DUF554 domain-containing protein; this encodes MPYGIIINCAIVALGGILGSILGKYIPQRICDFLSKLFGITSITIGITLMGKINSLSAVMLALILGAIVGEGFRFEDKLKSLSVKLKSVEEHYVNKNGINRNQSTEKFISILILICTGSTGLMGAMTEAMTNDASILVAKSVLDLFASAIFASTLGISICLIAIPQFLIYISLFLLSRFITPYVTPYMVADFMACGGVIAFVTGLRIAEIKSMNLSSLLPALLFVMPISWLWMLVFS